One segment of Panicum virgatum strain AP13 chromosome 3K, P.virgatum_v5, whole genome shotgun sequence DNA contains the following:
- the LOC120697656 gene encoding 1-aminocyclopropane-1-carboxylate synthase 7-like, with the protein MGGRLLASSQPEPSLSDIATSAAHGEDSPYFAGWRAYDEDPYDPVTNPSGVIQMGLAENQVSFDLLEAYLREHPEASDCGVGFRENALFQDYHGLKSFRMAMASFMETIRGGKARFDPDRIVLTAGATAANELLTFILANPGDALLVPTPYYPGFDRDLRWRTGVNIVPVHCGSDTGFQVTAGALQAAFDEAVASGARVRGVVLTNPSNPLGTTIGRAVLEDIVDFVARNDLHLISDEIYSGSVFAAPELVSVAEVVEGRVRRGDGRGVAARVHVVYSLSKDLGLPGFRVGVVYSRNDAVVAAARRMSSFTLVSSQTQRTLAAMLSDAAFAAAYVGANRARLRERWDHMAAGLARAGLTCLRGNAGLFVWVDMRPLLEEATVAGELRLWRQVVAEARLNISPGSSCHCSEPGWFRVCFANMSLETLDVALQRLSCFTERWNKSIQN; encoded by the exons ATGGGCGGCAGGCTGCTTGCTTCCTCCCAGCCGGAGCCCTCGCTGTCGGATATCGCGACCTcggcggcgcacggggaggATTCGCCCTACTTCGCGGGGTGGAGAGCCTACGACGAGGATCCCTACGACCCCGTCACCAACCCCTCCGGTGTCATCCAGATGGGCCTTGCGGAGAACCAG gtGTCCTTTGATCTCCTGGAAGCGTACCTCAGGGAGCACCCCGAGGCGTCTGACTGCGGCGTCGGGTTCCGAGAGAACGCCCTGTTCCAGGACTACCATGGCCTCAAATCGTTCAGGATG GCAATGGCGAGCTTCATGGAGACGATAAGGGGAGGCAAGGCAAGGTTTGACCCGGACCGCATCGTGCTCACTGCCGGCGCCACGGCCGCCAACGAGCTCCTCACGTTCATCCTCGCCAACCCCGGCGACGCCCTCCTCGTCCCTACTCCATACTACCCTGG GTTTGACAGGGACCTGAGGTGGAGGACCGGCGTGAACATCGTGCCCGTGCACTGCGGCAGCGACACCGGGTTCCAGGTCACCGCCGGCGCTCTCCAGGCCGCGTTCGACGAGGCCGTGGCCTCAGGCGCGCGCGTCCGCGGCGTCGTCCTGACCAACCCGTCCAACCCGCTGGGCACGACGATCGGGAGGGCTGTCCTGGAGGACATCGTCGACTTCGTGGCGCGCAACGACCTCCACCTCATCTCCGACGAGATCTACTCCGGCTCCGTCTtcgcggcgccggagctggtCAGCGTGGCGGAGGTCGTCGAGGGCCGCGTCCGCCGCGGAGAcggccgcggcgtggcggcgcgcgTGCACGTCGTGTACAGCCTCTCCAAGGACCTCGGGCTCCCGGGGTTCCGCGTCGGCGTGGTGTACTCGCGCAACGAcgccgtggtggcggcggcgcggcgcatgtcGAGCTTCACGCTGGTCTCGTCGCAGACGCAGCGCACGCTCGCCGCGATGCTCTCGGACGCCGCCTTCGCCGCGGCGTACGTCGGCGCCAACCGGGCCCGCCTCCGGGAGCGGTGGGACCACATGGCGGCCGGGCTCGCGCGCGCCGGGCTCACGTGCCTGCGCGGCAACGCGGGGCTGTTCGTGTGGGTGGACATGCggccgctgctggaggaggcGACGGTGGCGGGGGAGCTCAGGCTGTGGCGGCAGGTGGTGGCCGAGGCGAGGCTCAACATCTCGCCGGGGTCGTCGTGCCATTGCTCGGAGCCAGGGTGGTTCAGGGTGTGCTTCGCCAACATGAGCTTGGAGACTCTGGATGTGGCACTCCAACGACTCAGCTGCTTCACGGAGAGATGGAACAAGTCCATACAAAATTAA